The genomic DNA CAGTCCGTCACGGGGATGGCGCCAACTGGGGCGCTCactccagcctcttcctcctctgcatcctgctcctcctcctcgtccatgGCTTCAGCATCCTCACACTCCAATTCCTCATCAGAATCAAGATCTTCCCAGTCTTCCAGCCAGAGATTTGAAAAACAGAGTTAGTTGAAGATCCCAGACTTAGTTATTAATTTACCACAGACCAGTCTGCACAGCTAAGAAATACCTCAGTCTTTCTCCAGTGCAGTTTAAACCCCTTGAAGGAGACATGTGCTGCTTTCCTGTGCATATGTGAACACATGCAATCAGGGTTTTATGGGATGTGGGATGCAGtacaggaagaaaggaagaaacatagCTCAGAAAATCAAGGTGGCTAGGTTGTCGGCTCCAGGCTCACATTTCAGGTTAACTAGCTGATTCTGAGCCTTTCAGTTCATTGTTTTTTCAGTTAAAGCGCAAAGCATTCATAACTAGAAATCCAATAGAAATAGAGCTTTTACAGCTGATGGTGTATGGGTAACCTGTCCTCCAATGCATACGTTAAAAGCCTCCTCCTTCAAATCAGAAAAGGCATCCATTCATTCTATAAATtacttattaagcacctattgCCACCACTCCCCCAACCCGGTAcgtcccctgccccccacccacagCCAAGGCAAAGTTTCAGTTTCTGAATCTACACCagttaagtaaacaaacaaaattccctGTGGGGATCCTGGACACACCCTGGCTACACCAGTCACTTCAGAAAGCATCGAAACCACCCTCACTCATCACCTTCCCTTAGCTGACACCTTCCCCTAGCTGACACCTTCCCCCTCCAACCGGATGAAAAATCTAGAAAACCCGCCCCCCAGACAACCCCTCACCATCTCCATCCAGGTcctcttcactctcctcctccctctgctgcttCGCCAGCTTCTTCGCCTGCTGTTCAAACCACTGCAGCCGGGGAGGTTTCTCGGCAGGGGCTCGCTGCTGAGTCCCACGTCCTCCAGCAGCCACGGCCACGGGACTCGGGGACTCCGCCTCGGGCACAAGGGGCGCCTTCTTGGGTGACATGGACGTCTGGGCCTTGATGGCCTGCTGGATGGCCGCGTTCACCGCATCCTTGTCCACACTGTCAACGCCCAGCCCTTTCTCCAAGTTCTTTTCATTCTTTATCTCCACTTTCCTACTCACCGCCTTCTTCTCCAGCTCCACATGCCGCCGGGACTTGAGATGGTTTTCGTAGGCCTTGAAGGAGGCAAACTTCTTACTGCAGACGGCGCAGTAGGTGGCCGCTCCCTTGCTCTCCGGCTCCGCCAGGGCCCGCTGCGCCCGCACCCGCTCCTGGAAGCCCTCGGCGCTGACCGGGGCCATGCCGGCCACTTTGCGCCTCAGGTTGTAGCGGTGCCAGTCCGTCTTGTAGTGGGCCCGCTGCGCCTCCGTGCCGTACAGCGCCACGCGGCAGGTGTTGCAGGTGTAGGTCGCCATCGCCAGGTGGGAACTAAAAGGCaacaaaggcagaaagaagacTTGGGACCAACAACCCGACCCCACAACGCACTCACACCATAACTGGCCTCAGCGCCCTCGAAGACTGCGTACTGAGGCCCGGACGCTATGGAATTTATATAGGGCTGGTCAGGAAGTCCCGCCTCCTGACCTGTAGCCACGCCCCTACCACAGAGAGGCCCAGGAAAGCATGGGACTCCTGGCCCCGCCTAGGTGGGTGTTGATTGGATGGCCTGTGTGGATGGTGAGTGGAGCTGTACGAGGTGGATGTTGATTGGCTGGGGCCCAGGTGGGTGCTGATTGAGTCAACCAAGATGGGTGCGATCCTGAAGTGGGCGTTGAGTGGCacctgtgggaggtgattaggctgtgagggcagagccctcattATAGTATTAGTGCCCTTGTTAAAGAGACCCGGGAAAGGATACAGTAAGAAGTCTGGGACCACGGAGACGGTCCTCACCAGactgtgaaaaaaaagaaaaatgaaataaaaactaataaCATTTGTATTTCGACTATAGGATGTGAAGTGATATATACTCATGTAACAATGTTATTCAGTAAGTAAAATATGGATTATACAGTTGAGTATCAATGAATTATTAAATAAAGACcatattgtgtatgtgtatagttAATGTGCAGCTTTAAGAACAATAATACGTCGATTCTCTTCTATCCATCCTGTAAATTAAGAAATAGAACATGACCAATACCCAAGAAGCTCCCAGTTGCCTTTTCAAGTCACATTCCCTACATATCCCCATCTGAGTTAACCCTcacttgaatcttttttttttatcatttccttgaTTAACTGTTAGCTTAGTGTGATTTTGAGCTTTATATACCTGAAATACTGTATATAGTCTTCTGTGATTTCTTTCCTCTCAATATTATAATCCTGAGGTTCACATACAAACATGgagtttttcattcattcatacccACTGCTGTTCCATTGCTTGAACACAActcgttttatttttttattatcctaatgaaaatatatttcaaaattacttaaaaataagaaatattcatTCGTTTGAATCATTGAAATAATAATAGAATCATTCaaagttttcattaatttttgttaaaattatatttgcCAAAGAGTTTAATCAAATCCTAAAATACTGCTCACTATGCATAGAGAACAGAAATTTAAATCTGCATTTCTGTTGTCTTATGGTCCCATTATACTGAGTAGTAGCCTAGCCTATTGTTGCCAATTTGTAACAAGTCTATGTTGTTCTAGAAAGGAAACCACAGTTTAATAACCATTTCAGCTTTTACTCTCTGGTACAAAATCTTTTCCCATTAAGCTGACGTATTGGCAAGACTTTGTTATAGACAGTGGCCTCCTGTATAAATACATGATAAATACTAGATAAAAGCCATGCACTTAGTGTTTCCTTTAATAGGTCTGGAATCATTTGTAGGATATGCAAATCCAGTGCTAGATTTGGTGACTGATATAAACAGTCTTGCTCAGTGATTCAAGAGTGGATAGAGTTAATGAATACATAAATTATACCTAAATGTTCCTGAGAGTTCATCTCTCACGACAGTCAGGAAATCATTTGGCCAGTGCCTGACCAATGGGCTGGCATCCGCCTGGACACCTGGCTGCTCAGCGACTCTCCGGCAGAGAACCAGCTAAGGCTGAGAGAACAAAGAGGCAGGACAAGAAgttacagattttgtttttgaatttttgcttttttaatgctACTGCACTCACTTAAATATAGCttcaaatgtatatttaaaaaaggaaattaaattattGAATTTACAAATTACCTTTGTGttgaaaatttagtaaaaagaaacagacacaatTTCTGGGTAGTTGAGCATCTAAAAGCCAAAGTATTTTGATTTGTCTTAGGGCTACTGGAGTTGAACCCAGAGATCGGTCCCCCCCAGTATCCTTGCAATCATAGCTCAGATGACACTTCACTAACAATCTCTGTCCTCTACTAGACACGTTTGTTTAGTTAGTGTCATTTCCTTAGCTCTGTGGCAGTGCCTTCCACATGGTAGGTGCTGAAAATTATCCATGAAATGAAAGAGTTTGGGGTCCCTTAACAGAGCTTGTTTGAACTGGCATATGTATATGTGAGTTAAAATTGCAAGGGTGACATGCGTGGGTTTGGATTTATGGCAGGCCTGTTCCCCTGGGCCTCTCCTAGTGTCCCATGCCAGAGCAACTGTGGCCCTGAACCATTGTCTGGCCTCTGCCCATAGGCTGCAGGCACTGAAGCAGGTtgcacagtggggaaaaaaatacaaaaagaaaaagaaagaaggggaaaaaagaagaaagaaaaaggaaaaaaagaaacaaaacaagagaaaaaaaatcacaagggtAGGATTTGAACTTGATTTCATTGTAACTTTAGGAACTGCCCAGTATTTGTACATCTTCCTGGAGTGGTTGCTGCCAGTTTTTAGCACACTGTGGCTCCCATGGAGAAATGAGGGTGGGACCCAGAGTAAGCCTGGCACATGCACCACGTTCAAAACAAGTTACACCTGACCATTTTAATTtcactatttacaatatattGTTGACATAGTGCTTTTCGTTCTCcaaatttttatttgcatttcctttttgttaagTCAAAAATTAATCCAAATGAATcccaaattacatttcttttattaaatccAAAATTGTAACTCAATTCTCATCAATACTTCCTCACAGCTATTGTCTTTAAGACAGTTAGTGGTCTAAATTTGACAGCGGATACCAAAGTACTCCTGTTAAAGGTTCTGCATCAGCACCACGTTAGCTCTGGCTGCTGCAGCTGCCTGACCATGGCTCGTGTGGCATCTCTCCTCCTGAGGATCATACTGGCCCTCACAAGTTGATTGGTCTGTCTTTGATTGAGACATCAAGACTGGGGTCAAAAGTGAGAGAACATAATATCATTCCCTCTCTGTGCAAGTTACCAAATCCCCAGGCGACTCTGCTGATTGGTTGCACAGCCAATCTGCAGACTAGACACAGGCTCAGTGGAGTCTTTCTGCTTAGCAGACTGTAAAACTGTGTTTACTGAATGTAAAATGCTCTCATGCAATATCTTTTGTTTCTCCACTGTTTGGTAGCattcctactttacagatgatgaaatagATTTAGGGATGTTCAGTAACTTTTgaaaagagacagaaggaagctGGAGAATTCTGGTCTAGGCTTCTTCATGTGTAAAAGCCTTATGTCAACAATACATTGTGAAGAGTGAAATTAAAATGATCACTAACACATTCATGCAGTATTTCCAGCAGTATCCCATCCTAAGGAACACACTCAGTGGGGCTGTAAACGTTTATTTATTTCCACTAAATCTGCAGCAGCAGTGAAAAAATCTCGTTCTAAATCTAGAAATACATGGAATATAATGTTTACATTAATGTTACTTACATTATACTCACAAAAAATATTACATGCATAAACAAAAATATCACCTTTTCTTACCTAGAATGTGGACAAATTTTGCCCCCAGCCAATTTTGgttatttatgaatttttaattgtttagCTTTTCCTCTGAGTTATTTCTAAACTCTGTTAAGATCCTAATGGACATTATTAATTTGGAATTCACAATAATTCATACACAGGCAGCCAGGTAAGAGCTGTGTTGCCAACTCAGTGTACAGACATTTTGCAAAAGAATTGCTGGCAGTGCTATGACATTTATAAGTTCTTTGAAGAATACATGTCATTTAATTTAGACAAATATGCAATTGGCACATTAATTATTTATGACACTAAAATTGATGGAGATTAGGAAGATTTGAGTAGCTTATTAACAGTATAAACATTTGAATGTTAGAATAATTTATGATCATTTGTATGGCAGACAGTTGTTCTGTAGATCTGTCCTTTCTTTCCTGTTCACACGGACTCCCTGGCTAACTATAGTTCCCAGCCTCTTGTGCAGTGATTTACATGACTAAATTAGAGCCAATGGATATGAGCCAAGGCACGGATGTAATCTAAGCACAGACCATTTCCTCCTTGGAGATGCCACGCCCCATGCAGGTGGGCTGGGTCAGGATATTTCCTGTGAGcttaaacaaaggtattttagcttaatgctcaggcatgggaggcagggttcccagagatcaGCCAGGAGACAAGCTGCATTTTTAGACTCTGCCTCTTTTTCTTCTCAGCAGCTAGAGGTGAGGTGTTACCACTCTCACTCATGGAGGTGAGGACGACATTTTAGAGAATGGTAGAGTGATGGCATGAAAGGAGCCAGAGTCCCTAAATGACATCACAGAGTAGAGCTGCCCCACCACCCCGAGCTGGCTGGACTGTTACGTAAAATAAACAGAAGCCACTGTGTTGTGGCATTTCTGTTACAGTAGCCTCACTTATAACCTAATAGAGTAAAACCCCAGGGTAACGCTATGCAACCGGGCATAAGGCAAACGTGTTGGAGATGCAAGGACTCTCGGTCAACCGGCTTCTACTTACCAAGAAGCTACTGGCTGCAGATCTGCTCCTTTCTGGCATCTCTCCAGTCCCCTGCAGGCACTGCTGCTGCACCTACTCACAGCCCACGGCTGCTCCTCGTGCCCATCAAAACTGAAATAGTCTCAGGGTCCCTATTGGCTACCAACTGACAAATGAACAGCAAACTCTAGAACTTAATTATTTACCCAAAGACACCTGAATACTTTCTGGTCTTCTTTTCCCAGTCTTCTTTTCCCATCTCTACCTGTACCTTCTGCCTCACACAAACCAGACTTGTACTCTTCCTAAATATGTCCCTTCTTCTCCTCTGTCCACAGTATCTCTTCTATCAGCTCCACCCAGCTTTTTTCACTTGCAGATGAGTCCTCAATATGCAATAGGGAAGAGCAAATCTGACTTCAcgttagatctgtttcttttactttaacctttgtattccaTCGCTGTTGCTACGAGTTAATCAGtgaagggatgttgcctatagcttaaaatatacataatggcccatctcccTCCCATGCCTGAGCCTTAAGCTAAAATACTTTGTTtaagctcacaggaaacatccttaGCCAGACCACGAtgaatggctgcaggaaggaagaaattaacacatcccctctgGAGTCCGGATTCTGGAActaggaaatatttgcaacaacttaTCTCCTTTTTTCCTTGACCTCCTCACCATCCCTTCCCTTTCTGCTCTATGAAAGAACCCAACATCCAAACATAGACAGGAGGGTTCTTTGACACACCAGTCtaccatcttctcggtctgctgggtTTCCAAGTAAAATttctattccttgccccaacaactcatttcctgatttactggcctatCATGTGGCAAATAGTACAAGTTTGCACTCAGTAACAAATGTTCCCCCTCCTTCAGAATCCATCTGAAATGACAACTCCTTAATGAAAACTTTTCTCATCTCCCTAATTGCTGACATAGTCTATTCTTAATACCTATTGCCTCTTTgtttgtattccattgtattccaGTTTACCCCATTTTTATTCTATTAGTTAATTGTGTAATTTCTTACCATCCTTAATGAGTCATGAAAGTCTCCTGAAGACAAGGGTGTCTGAATGTAGAACCAGTAGAATAATATAAAGGAtagtgtgatattgtgatttgtACCAAtagatatttggtctttgtcccattcctggcacagagctcatAAAATCCTTGGAATGTTTTAAGTGAGGGGAATGAGAAAGGCATCTTTTGTTAGGTCCATAAgctgacttttggaaagccccttGGTAGCTTAGCTGAGAAGGTATCACAACCAGAACTCCAGGGGACAGAATCTCCTGTTTGGGACCTTCCTGACCTCACCctatatatctcttcatctggcctGTTCATTTACATCCTTTAATATCTtttgtaataaaccagtaatctagtaagtaaactaGTTTACAAATTCtctgagctgctctagcaaattaatcaaaactgaggagagggtcatgggaacctctgaaaTACAGGCAGTCCAACAGAAGGCTTGGGATTCACATCTTAAGTCGAATCTTCAGAGTCTTATGGGACTGAGACCTTAAACAATAGGTTCTTACACTTCTTCCTATGAAAGGCTAGTGCTGCCCCCTTCCTTGAAGGTGTTGCAGAAGCCTCTCCATCATCACCATAGGACAGAATTCTCCCAACCCAGGATCCACCACTAACTCCATCCAAGGGCACTAGACGAGTAACTAGAAAGCAGATCAGCAACGACAGCCTATGGGTCAAGTCTAACCTATAGTCtcctttctgtaaataaagttttattgaaacatagcTATGAACATTCAGTTCCATATTGTCTGCAGCTGCTTTCATGCCCCAGTGAGAGACTTGAACTGCTGCAACACAGCCTAAAATGTTTACTACTGCCTCTTTACATGGAAAGTTTCTGAGCTAGAGTCAAGTCATAATAAAACCCAGCAGGAGAAGTACTAGTCCTgataagggagaaaaagaaatttacacCCAAGAAGATGAAAGACCTAGCCAATAAATACTCATAGGAGTGGAAGAATGTTTATGATATTGAATTTTGAAGGACCTGGATAAAGGAGGATGGAGTTTTGGAGGATGGATAATGGAGAGATTATTCATGAGAGAGAACTCTTGTGAATAGGTGATGAGACATCCAGGCCCAGGATTTAAGAATCTCTTGGTTGGCTCTTGGAAGCTTAGAAAAGCCATGACCACACCCAGTGGAGGAGATATGTGAGCAGTGCCTTGGCAAAGCCTGGACAAAGAGATcaaaggctcagagaagcaggCACGCTAGAAGGGGTACACTCTGTATGCCTGGGAAATCCACCAGTTCACTGTGAGTCACAGGGGCACCAGAGGACACACCATTTCCCAGAGCTGTAAGGAATGAGGGGGTGAGAGGGGCATCACCTTTCAGAGCATCTCAGCAGGGCTGGGCTCTGCAGGCAGGGCTGACGCTGCAGGATATGCTGTTATAGAACTGGGCTCCCTGAAAACAAAGAGGATGAGAAGATCCCAGATGGGTAGAGGCCGGGTGGCAGAACTTAAATATCAGAAACAAAGGGGATGCGATTATAATGAGTGGCAGGGGGCCCTCACTCACAGAGAGCCACAGACATGAGCGCTGGAACCTGGCGTGGTTAAGGGCAGGTGCAGGGTGATAACAAAGATACTGCTACCAACCCCCCACAGAAAATCACAGCCAATTTCCAGCCCTGAGCCAGTCCTTCAGCCCCAAACCTGCTGCCTGAGGGAAAGGCTGGTTTGAGGAAGGATCCTGTTAGACCAAGGCGGGGGCATGTGGGAATAATTTCCCGTCTTCACCCAAAGGGACGTGTGGCCATTTCCCTGGCTTTCCCAGGTATCTCAGGGACTCTCGGGCAGGGCAGTCTCCACTGACACTCAGAGATTTTTGTGTTTCGTCATGATTCTCTGCTAAAGTGGGGTCTTATGGAGGGTAGGTGATGAGACATCCGGGCCCAGGC from Camelus bactrianus isolate YW-2024 breed Bactrian camel chromosome 3, ASM4877302v1, whole genome shotgun sequence includes the following:
- the LOC105070778 gene encoding cytoplasmic 60S subunit biogenesis factor ZNF622 isoform X1; protein product: MATYTCNTCRVALYGTEAQRAHYKTDWHRYNLRRKVAGMAPVSAEGFQERVRAQRALAEPESKGAATYCAVCSKKFASFKAYENHLKSRRHVELEKKAVSRKVEIKNEKNLEKGLGVDSVDKDAVNAAIQQAIKAQTSMSPKKAPLVPEAESPSPVAVAAGGRGTQQRAPAEKPPRLQWFEQQAKKLAKQQREEESEEDLDGDDWEDLDSDEELECEDAEAMDEEEEQDAEEEEAGVSAPVGAIPVTDCLFCPHHSSSLMKNVAHMTKVHSFFIPDIEYLSDLKGLIKYLGEKVGVGKICLWCNEKGKSFYSTEAVQAHMNDRSHCKLFTDGDALLEFADFYDFRSSYPDHKEGEDPDETEDLPSGKTLEYDAETMELSLPSGARVGHRSLMRYYKQRFGLSRAVAVAKNQKAVGRVLQQYRALGWTGSTGAALMRQRDMQYVQRMKAKWMLKTGMQNNAIRQKHFRPQVLF
- the LOC105070778 gene encoding cytoplasmic 60S subunit biogenesis factor ZNF622 isoform X2, with protein sequence MATYTCNTCRVALYGTEAQRAHYKTDWHRYNLRRKVAGMAPVSAEGFQERVRAQRALAEPESKGAATYCAVCSKKFASFKAYENHLKSRRHVELEKKAVSRKVEIKNEKNLEKGLGVDSVDKDAVNAAIQQAIKAQTSMSPKKAPLVPEAESPSPVAVAAGGRGTQQRAPAEKPPRLQWFEQQAKKLAKQQREEESEEDLDGDDWEDLDSDEELECEDAEAMDEEEEQDAEEEEAGVSAPVGAIPVTDCLFCPHHSSSLMKNVAHMTKVHSFFIPDIEYLSDLKGLIKYLGEKVGVGKICLWCNEKGKSFYSTEAVQAHMNDRSHCKLFTDGDALLEFADFYDFSSYPDHKEGEDPDETEDLPSGKTLEYDAETMELSLPSGARVGHRSLMRYYKQRFGLSRAVAVAKNQKAVGRVLQQYRALGWTGSTGAALMRQRDMQYVQRMKAKWMLKTGMQNNAIRQKHFRPQVLF